A stretch of the Vigna radiata var. radiata cultivar VC1973A chromosome 7, Vradiata_ver6, whole genome shotgun sequence genome encodes the following:
- the LOC106766934 gene encoding mitochondrial inner membrane protein OXA1, with translation MAYRRCLLMRGNLVDRRCHPSFSYVLHSDEGRQEKSEEISSSAGVSKFAQIRSFASSLKGPLGFSAPSRDRFISPCTGYGFCRYMSTVNQGSDKIDSVLLTDVADVLTDTTIDTIASQAAITNEVAIAAADSFLPVMGLQYLIDAVHSYTGLNWWASIVLTTLLIRSATVPLLINQLKATSKLSLMRPHLEEIKQQMDGMAMDPVAVAKGQQQMKKLFKEYGVTPFTPLKGLFIQGPIFVSFFLAITNMAEKVPSFKHGGAYWFTDLTTPDALYVFPVLAALSFLITVECNMQEGMEGNPVAGTMKKVSRGLAVLTVPFTMGFPKAIFCYWVTSNLFSLVYGLVLKVPGVKKTLGIPEIPVTGPTSAPQSPFSIFPALKQATSATNESSPVVPDKPSKHSNTKISSSSVISQRLRSLEKQVKGRKKNK, from the exons ATGGCTTACCGGCGTTGCCTTTTGATGAGAGGGAACCTTGTTGATCGGAGGTGCCATCCATCTTTCAGTTATGTTCTTCATAGCGATGAAGGGAGACAGGAAAAGTCTGAGGAAATATCATCTTCAGCAGGCGTTAGTAAGTTTGCCCAGATAAGGTCATTTGCAAGCTCTCTTAAGGGACCATTGGGGTTCTCCGCTCCTTCCCGAGATAGATTTATTTCTCCATGCACTGGATATGGTTTCTGCCGGTACATGTCGACAGTGAATCAGGGTTCAGATAAGATTGACAGTGTCTTACTCACTGATGTAGCTGATGTACTCACTGACACTACCATAGACACTATAGCTTCTCAGGCTGCCATTACTAACGAGGTTGCAATTGCTGCCGCGGATTCTTTTTTGCCTGTAATGGGCTTGCAGTACTTGATAGATGCTGTGCATTCCTACACTGGCTTAAATTG GTGGGCATCAATAGTTCTTACAACCCTATTGATTCGAAGTGCTACAGTTCCACTCTTAATAAATCAACTTAAGGCCACTTCTAAACTTTCG TTAATGAGGCCTCACTTGGAGGAGATAAAGCAGCAGATGGACGGGATG GCTATGGATCCTGTAGCTGTTGCCAAAGGTCAGCAGCAAATGAAGAAGCTGTTTAAGGA ATATGGTGTGACCCCCTTTACGCCATTGAAAGGACTCTTTATTCAAGGCcctatttttgttagtttttttcttGCG ATAACAAATATGGCTGAAAAAGTGCCATCATTCAAGCATGGTGGAGCTTATTGGTTTACTGATCTCACAACTCCAGATGCCTTGTACGTTTTTCCAGTTTTGGCTGCATTGTCATTCTTAATAACGGTAGAG TGTAATATGCAAGAAGGGATGGAAGGAAATCCTGTGGCTGGCACCATGAAAAAGGTCTCCAGAGGTCTTGCGGTTCTTACGGTTCCTTTCACCATGGGATTTCCAAAG GCAATATTCTGTTACTGGGTTACGTCAAATTTGTTTTCACTTGTATATGGACTTG TGCTTAAAGTTCCTGGTGTAAAGAAAACATTGGGTATTCCTGAAATACCTGTTACTGGCCCCACCAGTGCTCCTCAATCGCCCTTTTCTATATTTCCCGCTCTAAAACAAGCTACCTCTGCGACAAATGAGTCAAGCCCAGTGGTACCTGATAAACCTTCAAAACATTCAAATACAAAGATATCATCTTCTTCTGTTATTAGTCAAAGGCTTAGAAGTTTAGAGAAACAAgtgaaaggaagaaagaaaaataagtga